GCCCAGCACCAGGTGCGTCTGTCGGACGCCCACGGATTCCGGCGTCATGATCTCGTAGGTGGAGCGATGGCTCAGCATGCCGTGCTGGTGGATGCCACTTTCATGGGCGAAAGCGTTGCGCCCCACGATGGCCTTGTTGGGCTGAACTTCAATGCCCGTGATGTTGGCCAGGGTCTGACTGGTGCGGTAGATGGCTTCCTGGTTCACGCCGGTGGTGTAGGGCATGGCGTCGCGGCGCACGGAGAGCGCCATCACCACCTCTTCGAGCGCAGCATTGCCCGCACGCTCGCCAATGCCGTTCATGGTGCATTCCACCTGCCGCGCCCCGGCGGACACCGCCGCCAGGGAATTGGCCACTGCCAATCCCAGGTCGTTGTGGCAGTGCACGCTGATGGTGACGTCCTCGATGCCCGGCACCCGCTCCCGCAGGTAGGTGATGAGCTTCGAGTACTCGTCGGGAACGGTGTAGCCCACGGTGTCCGGCACGTTCAACACGGTGGCGCCAGCCTCGATGGCGACGGTGAACACCTGCACCAGGTAGTCCCAATCGCTGCGGGTGGCATCCTCCGCAGAGAACTCCACCTCCTGGCAGTGCGACTTGGCCCGGCTGACGCCCTCACGGACCATCTGGAGGGCCTCTTCCCGGGTCTTCTGAAGCTTGTAGGCGAGATGGATGTCGGAGGTCGCCAGGAAGGTGTGGATGCGGGGCCGGGCCGCCTCGCGGAGGGCCTCCCAGGCGCGGTCGATGTCCTTGGGGATGGTCCGGCACAGGGCCGCAATGATGGGCTTGCGGCACTCCCGGGCGATGGCCTGCACCGCCGCGAAGTCATCGTCCGAGGCCACGGGGAAGCCAGCTTCGATCACATCGACACCCAGAGCTTCCAGCTGCAGGGCCATCTGCAGCTTCTCGTCCAGGTTCATGCTGCAGCCGGGTGACTGCTCGCCGTCGCGAAGCGTGGTGTCGAAGATGGTGATCCGCTGGTTGCCCATGGTTCGGGGTACTCCTTCGTCCGGGCTGGCCGGAGGGATCACCTGAAGATGGCGCCAATCGAGTCATAAATACATTTAATTTTTTTTATCATTCCATAAGATATGCTTCTAACCCTACACTTCACCACGGAGCAGCCATGGACCTGGGACAGCTGGAGACTTTCCTGGTGGTGGCGCGGGAGAAGAGCTTCTCGCGCGCCGCGGAACGCCTGTACCGCACCCAGCCAGCCATCAGCCTGGCCATCAAGCGCCTGGAGGACGAGCTGGGCGAGACGCTGCTGGATCGCACCACCAAGGGCGGCACGCTGACCGACGCAGGCGCCACGCTGCTGCCCATGGCCCAGCGCATGCTCGACCTGCGCAAGCAGGTGCTCGATACCTTCGGTTCGCTGAAGGGCCTGCAGCAGGGCCGCCTCAACATCGGGGCCAACGAAAGCGTGTCGGAATTCCTGCTGCCCAGCGTCCTGCTGGCCTACCAGCAGGCCCACTCATCCATTCGCATTCAGGCCTACCGCCAAAGCTCCGAGCGCATCCCCACCGAGGTACTGGAGCGCCGTCTCGACATCGGCTTCGTCTCCTACGACCCCCTGCATCCTGAACTCCAAAGCGAAGTCATCCTGCGCGACCACATGGTGCTGGTGGTGCCGCCGGACCACCGCTTGGCCCGCAAGAAGGAAGTGAGCCTGGAGGTTCTGGGCAAGGAAACCTTCGTGGCGCACAACGCCATCACGCCCACCCGCAACGCCATCATCGATCTCTTCGCCAAGTGCGACACGCCCCTGCGCATCACCATGGAACTGGGCTCTCTGGCCACCATTCAGGACTTCGTGGCCCTGGGCGCCGGCCTCGCCATCCTGCCCCGCATGACCGTGCAAGGGGGCGTCCGCCAAGGCAAGTTGGTGGAGGTGGCCGTGAAGGAACTGCAGGTGGAAAAGCTCATCCGCATCGTCACCCGAAGGGAGGAGGCCATGTCCCACGCGGCCAAGGCCTTTCTCCAGCTCATCCGAACCACTGATTTCACCCGCAGCGCCGCTCCCCCCAGGAGGAAGAAACCATGAGTCCCCGCACCCTCTACGACAAGATCTGGGATGAACACCTCGTCGCCACGCGCACCGATGGCACCAGCCTGCTCTACATCGACCGGCACCTGGTCCATGAGGTCACCAGCCCCCAGGCCTTCGAGGGCTTGCGGGAAGCGAAGCGTTCACTCCGCCGACCCACGGCCATTCTCTCCGTGGCGGATCACAACGTGCCGACTCTCGACCGCGAGAAGGGCATCGCCGACGAGACCTGCCGCCTGCAGGTGGAGGCGCTGGAGAGCAACGTGAAGGCCTACGGCGTGCCCTACCTGCCCCTGCTGGATGAACGCCAAGGCATCGTCCACGTGGTGGGGCCCGAACAGGGCTTCACCCTGCCCGGCACAACCATCGTCTGCGGCGACAGCCACACCAGCACCCACGGCGCCTTCGGAGCCCTGGCCTTCGGCATCGGCACCAGCGAGGTGGAGCACGTCATGGCCACCCAGACCCTGCCCCAGCGCAAGTCGAAGAACCTGCGCGTGCGCTTCGAGGGAACCCTGCCTCCGGGCCTCGGCGCCAAGGATCTCGCCTTGGCCCTCATTGGCCGCATCGGAACCGCGGGCGGCACGGGCAGCGTCATCGAATTCACTGGCGATGCCGTACGCTCCCTCTCCATGGAGGGCCGCATGACCCTCTGCAACATGAGCATCGAAGCGGGCGCCCGGTCGGGCCTCATCGCCCCCGACGACACCACCTTCGCCTACCTGAAGGGTCGCCCACTCGCGCCCCAGGGTGAGCTGTGGGCGCAGGCCCTGGCCCACTGGCACACGCTGGTGTCGGATGCAGGCGCCCACTTCGATTCAGAAGTGACCATCGATGTCTCGAGCCTGGCCCCCCAAGTCACCTGGGGCACCAGTCCCCAATGGGTGACCGACATCAGTGGCCGCGTGCCCGACCCCGAAACCGCAGCGACAACCGAAGATCGGCAGGCCATCCAGCGGGCGCTGGAATACATGGATCTGAAACCCGGCACCCGGATCGCAGACATCCCCTTACAGGCCGTGTTCATCGGCTCCTGCACCAATGGGCGCATCGAGGATCTCCGCGAGGCCGCCGCCGTGGCCAGGGGCCGCAAGGTGGCCTCCGGCATCCGCGCACTGGTGGTGCCTGGCTCAGGCTTGGTCAAGCGGCAGGCCGAGGCCGAGGGGCTGGACCGCATCTTCCTCGAGGCGGGCTTCGAGTGGCGCCAGCCCGGCTGCAGCATGTGCCTGGGCATGAACGATGACCGGCTGGCCGAGGGCGTGCGCTGCGCCAGCACCAGCAACCGCAATTTCGAGGGCCGCCAGGGACGGGGTAGTCGCACCCACCTCGTGAGCCCCGGCATGGCCGCCGCCGCCGCGGTGACCGGCCACTTCACCGATGTCCGCAGCCTGATGGGAGTTTGAGATGGAGCCCTTCACCACCCTCACCGGCACCGCCGCACCCCTGCTCCGCGCCAACATCGACACCGACCTCATCATCCCCAAGCAGTTCCTGAAGACGCTGGTGCGTTCAGGCCTGGGCCGGAACCTCTTCCACGAAATCCGATACGACAATGCGGGTGTAGAGCGTCCGGACTTCGTGCTCAACCAAGCGCCCTACCGTGGCGCTTCCATCCTGCTTGCTGGTCCCAATTTCGGGTGCGGCTCCAGCCGTGAGCACGCGCCCTGGGCCCTGAAGGATTTCGGCATCCGCGCCATCCTGGCCCCCAGCTTCGCCGACATCTTCTTCAACAACTGCTTCGCCAATGGTCTGCTCCCCCTCATCCTCCCCATGGAAGCCATCGAGGCCCTCGCCGAAATCAAAGGCCCGCTCACCGTGGATCTACCAGCCCAGCAGGTGCGCGGGGGCGACCTCTGTTTCGCCTTTGCCATCGAGCCCGCCCGCAAGGCCGTGTTGCTGGAGGGCCTCGATGAGATCAAGCGCACCGAGGCCAACCTGGAGGACATCGCTGCCTATGAGTCCCGTCGCCGTCTAGAGGCGCCCTGGTTGGAGATCCAGGCCCACTAGGCTAAAGGGCGTGACCGCGGTCGAAGCCGAACGCCGCGCTATTCTGGGAGAACTGTTCCCTGGATGGTGCTGATGAAATCCATGACCGCTTTCGCCGAGATCGTCCGCCCCCTGGAGGCCGGACAGCTGCGGCTCACCCTTCGCAGTGTGAATTCGAAGACGCTGGACCTGAGCCTGCGGCTGCCGCCTGCCCTGTTCCCGTTGGAGGCGGGCCTTCGCGCGCGGGTTCGCGAGGCGGCCCAGCGCGGCAAGCTGGATCTGGGCATCGAGGTGCAGGACGAACCCTCGCTGGAACCGCGCATGAACCGGGCCCTGCTGCGGGCCGTGGCCAAGAGCTGGCAGGAGGATGCGGAATGGCTGCACCTGCCGCCGCTGACCGCCGAGGCTTTCTTCCGCCTACCTGGGGCCTTCCAGGCACCTGCCTCGGATCTGGCGGAACGGCTTGAAGGCCCTGTCCATGAGGCTCTGAGCACCTTGCTGGGGACCTGGAACGAAGGCCGCAACCGGGAGGCGGAGCGCCTCCGTCCCTTCTTCGCCGACGGACTGGCCCGGCTCCAGGCGCTGCGCGAAAAATTGAAGGCCGAGGCCGAAGCCCAATCCGCAGAGCTGCCCGGCCTCTATCGCCAGCGCATTGAACAGATTCTCGAGGAAGCCCGCCTCGCGGGGGCCCTTCCCGCGGAGCGGCTGCTGGCCGAAGCCGGAGTGTTGGCCGAGCGACAGGATGTGCGTGAGGAATTGATTCGTCTTGCCGCCCACCTCGAGGATTTCGCCGAGCGCCTCGCCAAGGGCCGCTTGGAAGGCAAGGCCGTGGACGTGTGGTGCCAGGAGGTGCTCCGCGAACTCAACACCACGGGCAGCAAGTGCAAGCGCATCGACATGACTCGCGCGGTCATGGAGGCGAAGGGTGTGCTGGACCAGATCCGCGAGCAGTCTGCCAATCTGGAATGAGGATTCGGGAGATCATCCCGGACAGCCTCGGAGGAACCATGCGCCTGCCGCTGCACCAGATCGACGCCTTCGCCTCGCGTCCCTTCGAGGGCAACCCCGCAGCCGTCATGCCCCTCGACGCGTGGCTGCCCGATGCGCTCCTGCAAAGCATCGCCGCGGAGAACAACCTGTCCGAGACCGCCTTCCTGGTGAAGGAATC
This sequence is a window from Geothrix sp. PMB-07. Protein-coding genes within it:
- a CDS encoding LysR family transcriptional regulator; the protein is MDLGQLETFLVVAREKSFSRAAERLYRTQPAISLAIKRLEDELGETLLDRTTKGGTLTDAGATLLPMAQRMLDLRKQVLDTFGSLKGLQQGRLNIGANESVSEFLLPSVLLAYQQAHSSIRIQAYRQSSERIPTEVLERRLDIGFVSYDPLHPELQSEVILRDHMVLVVPPDHRLARKKEVSLEVLGKETFVAHNAITPTRNAIIDLFAKCDTPLRITMELGSLATIQDFVALGAGLAILPRMTVQGGVRQGKLVEVAVKELQVEKLIRIVTRREEAMSHAAKAFLQLIRTTDFTRSAAPPRRKKP
- a CDS encoding YicC family protein, with translation MKSMTAFAEIVRPLEAGQLRLTLRSVNSKTLDLSLRLPPALFPLEAGLRARVREAAQRGKLDLGIEVQDEPSLEPRMNRALLRAVAKSWQEDAEWLHLPPLTAEAFFRLPGAFQAPASDLAERLEGPVHEALSTLLGTWNEGRNREAERLRPFFADGLARLQALREKLKAEAEAQSAELPGLYRQRIEQILEEARLAGALPAERLLAEAGVLAERQDVREELIRLAAHLEDFAERLAKGRLEGKAVDVWCQEVLRELNTTGSKCKRIDMTRAVMEAKGVLDQIREQSANLE
- the leuD gene encoding 3-isopropylmalate dehydratase small subunit, which gives rise to MEPFTTLTGTAAPLLRANIDTDLIIPKQFLKTLVRSGLGRNLFHEIRYDNAGVERPDFVLNQAPYRGASILLAGPNFGCGSSREHAPWALKDFGIRAILAPSFADIFFNNCFANGLLPLILPMEAIEALAEIKGPLTVDLPAQQVRGGDLCFAFAIEPARKAVLLEGLDEIKRTEANLEDIAAYESRRRLEAPWLEIQAH
- the leuC gene encoding 3-isopropylmalate dehydratase large subunit translates to MSPRTLYDKIWDEHLVATRTDGTSLLYIDRHLVHEVTSPQAFEGLREAKRSLRRPTAILSVADHNVPTLDREKGIADETCRLQVEALESNVKAYGVPYLPLLDERQGIVHVVGPEQGFTLPGTTIVCGDSHTSTHGAFGALAFGIGTSEVEHVMATQTLPQRKSKNLRVRFEGTLPPGLGAKDLALALIGRIGTAGGTGSVIEFTGDAVRSLSMEGRMTLCNMSIEAGARSGLIAPDDTTFAYLKGRPLAPQGELWAQALAHWHTLVSDAGAHFDSEVTIDVSSLAPQVTWGTSPQWVTDISGRVPDPETAATTEDRQAIQRALEYMDLKPGTRIADIPLQAVFIGSCTNGRIEDLREAAAVARGRKVASGIRALVVPGSGLVKRQAEAEGLDRIFLEAGFEWRQPGCSMCLGMNDDRLAEGVRCASTSNRNFEGRQGRGSRTHLVSPGMAAAAAVTGHFTDVRSLMGV
- a CDS encoding 2-isopropylmalate synthase — translated: MGNQRITIFDTTLRDGEQSPGCSMNLDEKLQMALQLEALGVDVIEAGFPVASDDDFAAVQAIARECRKPIIAALCRTIPKDIDRAWEALREAARPRIHTFLATSDIHLAYKLQKTREEALQMVREGVSRAKSHCQEVEFSAEDATRSDWDYLVQVFTVAIEAGATVLNVPDTVGYTVPDEYSKLITYLRERVPGIEDVTISVHCHNDLGLAVANSLAAVSAGARQVECTMNGIGERAGNAALEEVVMALSVRRDAMPYTTGVNQEAIYRTSQTLANITGIEVQPNKAIVGRNAFAHESGIHQHGMLSHRSTYEIMTPESVGVRQTHLVLGKHSGRHALAKRFEELGYPLERAELDKAYKLFTKLSDQKKEIFDEDLLAIVRDGLTHIPETFKLRALQATAGTSMWATALVTLASEEGEHTETAMGDGPVNAVFAAVDKLTGLKGRLLDFRIHAITGGADAVGEVFIQVEFDGVAHGGKGASTDIVEASVRAYLNATNKVLFSRRALATPVPAEARS